A window from Pseudomonas sp. MRSN 12121 encodes these proteins:
- a CDS encoding cytochrome c yields the protein MKTLVIATLALLGSTALSAAETDPQALVKQGEYLARAGDCVACHTAKDGKPFAGGLPMETPIGTIYSTNITPDKTGIGEYSFEDFDKAVRHGVAKSGDTLYPAMPYPSYARVSDADMQALYAYFMKGVAPVAQENRDSDIPWPLSMRWPLAGWRWLFAPSVADLQGQAAPAPAGQDPLVGRGAYLVEGLGHCGACHTPRALTMQEKALSAGEGSQFLAGSAPLEGWIAKSLRGDHKDGLGSWSEAQLVQFLKTGRSDRSAVFGGMSDVVVHSMQYMSDEDLTAIARYLKSLPAVDPNDQPHQYDKQVAEALWKGDDSKPGAAVYIDNCAACHRTDGHGYTRVFPALAGNPVLQSADATSLIHIVLKGGTLPATHTAPSTFTMPAFAWRLSDQEVADVVNFIRTSWGNQGSEVKAADVAGLRKGDLQSTSNDDLGQVTKHSGG from the coding sequence ATGAAAACCCTCGTTATCGCCACCCTGGCCCTGCTCGGCAGCACCGCCCTCAGCGCCGCCGAAACCGATCCGCAGGCCTTGGTCAAGCAAGGCGAATACCTGGCTCGCGCCGGTGACTGCGTGGCCTGCCACACCGCCAAGGACGGCAAGCCGTTCGCTGGCGGGCTGCCGATGGAAACCCCGATCGGCACGATCTACTCCACCAACATCACCCCGGACAAGACCGGCATCGGCGAGTACAGCTTCGAGGACTTCGACAAGGCCGTGCGCCATGGCGTGGCCAAGAGCGGCGACACCCTGTACCCGGCCATGCCCTACCCGTCCTATGCACGGGTCAGCGATGCCGACATGCAAGCGCTGTATGCCTACTTCATGAAAGGCGTGGCGCCCGTGGCCCAGGAGAACCGCGACAGCGACATTCCCTGGCCGCTGAGCATGCGCTGGCCGCTGGCCGGCTGGCGCTGGCTGTTCGCGCCGAGCGTGGCGGACCTGCAAGGCCAGGCGGCGCCAGCGCCGGCCGGCCAGGACCCGCTGGTCGGCCGCGGCGCCTACCTGGTCGAAGGCCTCGGCCACTGTGGCGCCTGCCACACGCCACGGGCCCTGACCATGCAGGAGAAGGCCCTGAGCGCCGGCGAAGGCAGCCAGTTCCTGGCGGGCAGCGCGCCGCTGGAAGGCTGGATCGCCAAGAGCCTGCGCGGCGACCACAAGGACGGCCTCGGCAGCTGGAGCGAGGCGCAACTGGTGCAATTCCTCAAGACCGGCCGCAGCGACCGCAGCGCGGTATTCGGTGGCATGAGCGATGTGGTGGTGCACAGCATGCAGTACATGTCCGACGAGGACCTGACGGCCATTGCGCGCTACCTCAAGTCGCTGCCGGCTGTAGACCCCAACGACCAGCCGCACCAGTACGACAAGCAGGTGGCCGAGGCCCTGTGGAAAGGTGACGACAGCAAGCCGGGCGCGGCGGTGTACATCGACAACTGCGCGGCCTGCCACCGCACCGACGGCCATGGCTATACCCGCGTGTTCCCGGCGCTGGCGGGTAACCCGGTGCTGCAAAGCGCCGACGCTACGTCGCTGATCCATATCGTGCTCAAGGGCGGCACTCTGCCGGCCACCCACACCGCGCCATCGACCTTCACCATGCCGGCGTTCGCCTGGCGCCTGTCGGACCAGGAGGTGGCCGATGTGGTCAACTTCATCCGCACCAGCTGGGGCAACCAGGGTTCCGAGGTGAAGGCCGCGGACGTCGCGGGGCTGCGCAAGGGCGACCTGCAGAGCACCTCGAACGACGACCTGGGCCAGGTGACGAAGCACAGCGGCGGTTGA
- a CDS encoding PA0069 family radical SAM protein — MSTPLPPRGRGTATNPHNRFAPQRSEAFDDGWHQEVPLTQGTEVRFETAKSIITRNSSPDLPFDRSINPYRGCEHGCIYCYARPSHAYWDMSPGLDFETRLIAKSNAASLLEQQLSRPGYRCAPINLGSNTDPYQPIEREHRLTRQTLEVLLRYRHPVTIVTKGSLILRDLDLLAELARQRLVAVMISLTTLDDELKRILEPRAAAPKARLRAIRVMREAGIPVGVLCSPMIPMINDSELESLLAEARAAGAQSAAYMMLRLPLEVAPLFEEWLEAHYPQRAAHVLSLIRQCRGGELYDSRFGVRMRGEGPFAALLAQRFAKASKRLGLDRREGYDLDCTAFCPPGAQMSLL; from the coding sequence ATGTCCACCCCCCTGCCCCCGCGCGGCCGTGGCACCGCGACCAACCCGCACAACCGCTTCGCGCCCCAGCGTTCGGAGGCCTTCGACGACGGCTGGCACCAGGAGGTGCCGTTGACCCAGGGCACCGAGGTGCGCTTCGAAACGGCGAAATCCATCATCACCCGCAACAGCTCGCCGGACCTGCCCTTCGACCGCTCCATCAACCCCTATCGCGGCTGCGAGCACGGCTGCATCTACTGTTATGCGCGGCCCAGCCACGCCTACTGGGACATGTCTCCCGGGCTGGATTTCGAGACCCGGCTGATCGCCAAGAGCAATGCCGCTTCGCTGCTCGAACAGCAGCTGTCCAGGCCCGGTTATCGCTGCGCGCCGATCAACCTGGGCTCCAACACCGACCCTTATCAGCCCATCGAGCGCGAACACCGGCTGACCCGCCAGACCCTGGAAGTGCTGTTGCGCTACCGGCATCCGGTGACCATCGTCACCAAGGGTTCGCTGATCCTGCGCGATCTCGACCTGCTGGCCGAGCTGGCCAGGCAGCGACTGGTGGCGGTGATGATCAGCCTGACCACCCTGGACGACGAGCTCAAGCGCATCCTCGAACCCCGGGCGGCGGCGCCCAAGGCGCGGTTGCGGGCGATCCGGGTGATGCGCGAGGCGGGGATCCCGGTCGGGGTGCTGTGTTCGCCGATGATTCCGATGATCAACGACAGCGAGCTGGAAAGCCTGCTCGCCGAGGCTCGGGCCGCCGGCGCGCAAAGCGCGGCCTACATGATGCTGCGCCTGCCCCTGGAAGTGGCGCCGCTGTTCGAGGAATGGCTCGAGGCCCACTATCCGCAGCGGGCGGCCCATGTCCTGAGCCTGATCCGGCAGTGTCGCGGCGGCGAACTCTACGACAGCCGCTTCGGCGTACGGATGCGCGGCGAAGGCCCCTTCGCCGCCCTGCTGGCGCAACGGTTCGCCAAGGCCAGCAAGCGCCTGGGGCTCGACCGGCGCGAAGGTTATGACCTCGATTGCACGGCCTTCTGTCCGCCCGGCGCGCAGATGTCGTTGCTCTAG
- a CDS encoding carbonic anhydrase produces MSDKDKQPLAAPASASTEAAESADAALQTIVDGFLHFHHEVFPQQEELFKKLAKAQRPRAMFIACADSRIVPELITQSAPGDLFVTRNVGNVVPPYGQMNGGVSTAIEYAVMALGVHHIIVCGHSDCGAMRAVLNPQSLEKMPTVKAWLRHAEVAKTMVHENCDCVDENASMHVLTEENVIAQLQHLRTHPSVASRMANGQLFIHGWVYNIETSEIKAYDADQGCFLPLDGRHPIPVATPKARF; encoded by the coding sequence ATGAGTGACAAGGATAAACAGCCGTTGGCTGCGCCGGCTTCAGCGTCCACAGAGGCCGCGGAAAGTGCCGACGCAGCGCTGCAGACAATCGTTGACGGCTTTTTGCATTTTCATCACGAGGTCTTCCCGCAGCAGGAAGAACTGTTCAAGAAACTCGCCAAGGCCCAGCGGCCCCGGGCGATGTTCATTGCCTGCGCGGACTCGCGCATCGTTCCCGAACTGATTACCCAGAGCGCCCCGGGCGACCTGTTCGTGACCCGCAACGTCGGTAACGTGGTGCCGCCTTACGGGCAGATGAACGGCGGCGTGTCCACGGCCATCGAATACGCGGTCATGGCGCTGGGCGTGCATCACATCATCGTCTGCGGCCATTCGGACTGTGGCGCCATGCGCGCGGTGCTCAACCCGCAGAGCCTGGAAAAAATGCCGACGGTCAAAGCCTGGCTGCGCCACGCCGAAGTGGCCAAGACCATGGTTCACGAGAACTGCGATTGCGTTGACGAGAACGCCAGCATGCACGTGCTGACCGAAGAGAACGTCATCGCCCAGTTGCAGCATTTGCGCACCCACCCGTCGGTGGCTTCGCGCATGGCCAACGGCCAGTTGTTCATCCATGGCTGGGTGTACAACATCGAAACCAGCGAAATCAAAGCCTACGACGCGGACCAGGGATGTTTCCTGCCGCTGGATGGACGTCATCCGATCCCGGTTGCGACGCCTAAAGCGCGCTTCTAG
- a CDS encoding SulP family inorganic anion transporter, which translates to MRAARLKAVLPRELLASVVVFLVALPLCMGIAIASGLPPAKGLITGIIGGLVVGWLAGSPLQVSGPAAGLAVLVFELVRQHGIAMLGPILLLAGLLQLVAGRLRLGCWFRVTAPAVVYGMLAGIGVLIVLSQVHVMLDAQPQASGLDNLAGFPAAVAQALPSLGGGFGWQAGLLGLSTMAVMFLWEKLRPHSLRFIPGALLGVGLATLASLALALPVKRVEVPANLAEAIDWLRPADLLNLADPTLLIAAFAVAFIASAETLLSAAAVDRMHNGVRSDFDRELSAQGVGNMLCGLLGALPMTGVIVRSSANVQAGATTRLSTIFHGLWLLAFVLLLSSVLQSIPVASLAGVLVYTGFKLVDLKSFRKLGRYGPMPMLTYGVTALAIVFTDLLTGVLIGFGLTLVKLAWGASRLKISLIDLPADGEMELRLVGAATFLKVPALTQALGSIPPGTTVHVPLNNLGYIDHACLELLEEWDRANAAKGSKLVIESRGLKRRLEGRLHTTVGVSPASKGVSRA; encoded by the coding sequence ATGCGTGCAGCACGACTGAAAGCTGTTTTGCCACGGGAGCTGCTGGCTTCCGTGGTGGTGTTCCTGGTGGCCCTGCCGTTGTGCATGGGGATCGCGATTGCGTCCGGCCTGCCGCCGGCCAAGGGGTTGATCACCGGGATCATCGGTGGCCTGGTGGTGGGCTGGCTGGCCGGCTCGCCCCTGCAAGTCAGCGGCCCCGCCGCGGGGTTGGCGGTACTGGTGTTCGAGCTGGTGCGCCAGCATGGTATCGCCATGCTCGGGCCGATCCTGCTCCTGGCCGGCCTGCTTCAATTGGTGGCCGGGCGCCTGCGCCTGGGTTGCTGGTTTCGCGTCACGGCGCCGGCGGTGGTCTACGGCATGCTGGCCGGGATCGGGGTGTTGATCGTGCTCTCCCAGGTGCATGTCATGCTCGACGCCCAGCCCCAGGCGTCCGGCCTGGATAACCTCGCGGGCTTCCCCGCGGCGGTGGCCCAGGCGCTGCCGAGCCTGGGCGGCGGGTTTGGCTGGCAGGCCGGGTTGCTCGGCTTGTCGACCATGGCCGTGATGTTCCTGTGGGAAAAACTGCGCCCGCATTCCCTGCGCTTCATCCCTGGCGCGTTGCTGGGCGTGGGCCTGGCGACCCTGGCCAGCCTGGCCCTGGCGCTGCCGGTCAAACGGGTGGAAGTCCCGGCCAACCTCGCCGAGGCAATCGACTGGCTGCGTCCGGCCGACCTGCTCAACCTGGCGGATCCGACGCTGCTGATCGCGGCCTTCGCCGTGGCCTTTATCGCCAGCGCCGAAACCCTGTTGTCGGCTGCCGCGGTGGATCGCATGCACAACGGGGTGCGCTCGGACTTCGACCGTGAACTGTCGGCGCAGGGGGTTGGCAACATGCTTTGCGGGCTGCTCGGGGCGTTGCCGATGACCGGGGTGATCGTGCGCAGCTCGGCCAACGTCCAGGCCGGCGCGACCACGCGGCTGTCGACGATCTTCCACGGCCTGTGGCTGCTGGCGTTCGTGCTGTTGCTGTCCAGCGTGCTGCAGAGCATTCCGGTGGCCAGCCTGGCGGGCGTGCTGGTGTACACCGGCTTCAAGCTGGTGGACCTCAAGTCGTTCCGCAAGCTGGGTCGCTACGGGCCGATGCCGATGCTGACCTACGGCGTGACCGCGCTGGCGATCGTCTTCACCGACCTGTTGACCGGGGTGTTGATCGGTTTCGGCCTGACCCTGGTGAAGCTGGCCTGGGGCGCCTCGCGCCTGAAGATCAGCCTGATCGACCTGCCGGCCGACGGCGAGATGGAGTTGCGCCTGGTGGGCGCCGCGACCTTCCTCAAGGTCCCGGCACTGACCCAGGCGCTAGGCAGCATTCCCCCGGGCACCACGGTGCATGTGCCGCTCAATAACCTGGGGTATATCGACCACGCCTGCCTGGAACTGCTCGAGGAGTGGGACCGGGCCAACGCCGCCAAGGGCTCGAAGCTGGTGATCGAGTCGCGCGGGTTGAAGCGTCGGCTGGAGGGACGCCTGCACACCACAGTGGGGGTGAGCCCGGCGTCGAAAGGCGTAAGCCGGGCATGA
- the coxB gene encoding cytochrome c oxidase subunit II, translated as MMRHPQVWMGLLLWSVFSQAHGAWTVNMAPGATEISHAVFDLHMTIFWICVVIGVIVFGAMFWSMILHRRSTGQEAARFHESTTVEILWTVVPFVILVVMAIPATATLIKMYDTSEPDVDIQITGYQWKWHYKYLGQDVEFFSNLATPAEQIHNQSAKGEHYLLEVDQPLVLPIGAKVRFLVTSADVIHSWWVPAFAVKRDAIPGFVNEAWTRIDKPGLYRGQCAELCGKDHGFMPIVVDVKTQADYDTWLGERKAEALKLKELTSKEWTLEELVARGDKIYHTTCVSCHQAEGQGLPPMFPALKGSKIATGPKEGHLNLVFHGKPGTAMAAFGKQLSEVDLAAVITYERNAWGNNKGDMVTPKDVLALKQAESK; from the coding sequence ATGATGCGACATCCACAAGTCTGGATGGGCCTCCTGTTGTGGTCGGTATTCAGCCAGGCGCATGGCGCCTGGACGGTGAATATGGCGCCTGGAGCGACTGAAATCAGTCACGCGGTATTCGACCTGCACATGACCATCTTCTGGATCTGTGTGGTGATCGGCGTCATCGTCTTCGGCGCCATGTTCTGGTCGATGATCCTGCACCGCCGCTCCACCGGCCAGGAAGCCGCCCGATTCCATGAAAGCACCACGGTCGAGATTCTCTGGACGGTGGTGCCGTTCGTGATCCTGGTGGTCATGGCCATTCCCGCCACCGCGACCCTGATCAAGATGTACGACACCAGTGAGCCGGATGTGGACATCCAGATCACCGGCTATCAGTGGAAGTGGCACTACAAATACCTGGGCCAGGACGTCGAGTTCTTCAGCAACCTGGCTACCCCCGCCGAGCAGATCCACAACCAGAGCGCCAAGGGCGAGCATTACCTGCTGGAGGTCGACCAGCCGCTGGTGCTGCCGATCGGCGCCAAGGTGCGCTTCCTGGTGACCTCGGCCGACGTCATCCATTCCTGGTGGGTGCCGGCCTTCGCGGTCAAGCGCGACGCGATCCCCGGTTTCGTCAACGAGGCCTGGACCCGGATCGACAAGCCCGGCCTGTACCGCGGCCAATGCGCCGAGCTGTGCGGCAAGGACCACGGCTTCATGCCGATCGTGGTCGACGTGAAGACCCAGGCCGACTACGACACCTGGCTGGGCGAGCGCAAGGCCGAAGCGCTCAAGCTCAAGGAGCTGACCAGCAAGGAATGGACCCTCGAAGAACTGGTGGCCCGTGGCGACAAGATCTACCACACCACCTGTGTTTCCTGTCACCAGGCCGAAGGCCAGGGGCTGCCGCCGATGTTCCCGGCCCTCAAGGGCTCGAAGATCGCCACCGGTCCGAAGGAAGGTCACTTGAACCTCGTCTTCCACGGCAAGCCCGGCACCGCGATGGCGGCCTTCGGCAAGCAGCTGTCGGAAGTCGACCTGGCCGCGGTGATCACCTACGAACGCAACGCCTGGGGCAACAACAAGGGCGACATGGTGACGCCCAAGGATGTCCTGGCTCTGAAACAGGCGGAAAGCAAATGA
- the ctaD gene encoding cytochrome c oxidase subunit I has protein sequence MSAVIDDHGHAGHDEHAHGPAKGLMRWVLTTNHKDIGTLYLWFAFTMFLLGGSFAMVIRAELFQPGLQIVEPAFFNQMTTMHGLVMVFGAVMPAFVGLANWMIPLMIGAPDMALPRMNNFSFWLLPAAFLMLVSTLFMPGGGPNFGWTFYAPLSTTYAPESVTFFIFAIHLMGISSIMGAINVIATILNLRAPGMTLMKMPLFVWTWLITAFLLIAVMPVLAGCVTMMLMDIHFGTSFFSAAGGGDPVLFQHVFWFFGHPEVYIMILPAFGAVSSIIPAFSRKPLFGYTSMVYATASIAFLSFIVWAHHMFVVGIPLVGELFFMYATMLIAVPTGVKVFNWVSTMWQGSLTFETPMLFAVAFVILFTIGGFSGLMLAIAPADFQYQDTYFVVAHFHYVLVPGAIFGIFASAYYWLPKWTGHMYDETLGKLHFWLSFIGMNMAFFPMHFVGLAGMPRRIPDYNLQFADFNMVSSIGAFTFGATQIFFLFIVIKCIRGGAPAPAKPWDGAEGLEWSVPSPAPYHTFSTPPEVK, from the coding sequence ATGAGCGCTGTGATCGACGACCACGGCCACGCCGGCCATGACGAGCATGCCCATGGCCCCGCCAAGGGCCTGATGCGCTGGGTGCTGACCACCAACCACAAGGACATCGGCACCCTGTACCTGTGGTTCGCCTTCACCATGTTCCTGCTCGGCGGCTCGTTCGCCATGGTGATCCGCGCCGAGCTGTTCCAGCCCGGGTTGCAGATCGTCGAACCGGCGTTCTTCAACCAGATGACCACCATGCATGGCCTGGTGATGGTCTTCGGCGCGGTGATGCCGGCGTTCGTCGGCCTCGCCAACTGGATGATCCCGCTGATGATCGGCGCCCCGGACATGGCGCTGCCACGGATGAACAACTTCAGCTTCTGGCTGCTGCCGGCGGCCTTCCTGATGCTGGTCTCGACCCTGTTCATGCCGGGCGGCGGGCCGAACTTCGGCTGGACCTTCTACGCCCCGCTGTCCACCACCTACGCGCCGGAAAGCGTGACCTTCTTCATTTTCGCCATCCACCTGATGGGCATCAGCTCGATCATGGGCGCGATCAACGTGATCGCTACCATCCTAAACCTGCGCGCCCCCGGCATGACCCTGATGAAGATGCCGCTGTTCGTCTGGACCTGGCTGATCACTGCGTTCCTGCTGATCGCGGTGATGCCGGTGCTGGCCGGCTGCGTGACCATGATGCTGATGGACATCCACTTCGGCACCAGCTTCTTCAGCGCCGCCGGCGGTGGCGACCCGGTGCTGTTCCAGCATGTGTTCTGGTTCTTCGGCCATCCCGAGGTGTACATCATGATCCTGCCGGCCTTCGGCGCCGTCAGCTCGATCATCCCGGCCTTCTCGCGCAAGCCGCTGTTCGGCTACACCTCGATGGTCTACGCCACGGCGAGCATCGCCTTCCTGTCGTTCATCGTCTGGGCGCACCACATGTTCGTGGTCGGCATCCCGCTGGTGGGCGAGCTGTTCTTCATGTACGCCACGATGCTTATCGCGGTGCCGACCGGGGTCAAGGTGTTCAACTGGGTCAGCACCATGTGGCAGGGCTCGCTGACCTTCGAGACGCCGATGCTGTTCGCCGTGGCCTTCGTGATCCTGTTCACCATCGGCGGTTTCTCCGGGCTGATGCTGGCCATCGCCCCGGCGGACTTCCAGTACCAGGACACCTACTTCGTGGTCGCGCATTTCCACTACGTGCTGGTGCCGGGCGCGATCTTCGGCATCTTCGCCTCGGCCTACTACTGGCTGCCGAAATGGACCGGCCACATGTACGACGAAACCCTGGGCAAGCTGCACTTCTGGCTGTCCTTCATCGGCATGAACATGGCGTTCTTCCCGATGCACTTCGTCGGGCTGGCGGGCATGCCGCGGCGGATTCCGGACTACAACCTGCAGTTCGCCGACTTCAACATGGTCTCGTCCATCGGTGCGTTCACCTTCGGGGCCACGCAGATCTTCTTCCTGTTCATCGTCATCAAGTGCATCCGTGGCGGCGCGCCTGCGCCCGCCAAGCCCTGGGACGGCGCCGAAGGGTTGGAGTGGAGCGTGCCGTCGCCGGCGCCATACCACACCTTCAGCACGCCGCCGGAAGTGAAATGA
- a CDS encoding cytochrome c oxidase assembly protein produces the protein MAEVSMKKLVTRLLLVVTAMFVFGFALVPIYDVMCKALGINGKTGGQYSGEQQVDASRQVRVQFLSTNAIDMVWEFYPKADDIVVHPGAVNEMIFIARNPSDHPMSAQAIPSISPSSAAMYFHKTECFCFTQQVLQPGQQIEMPVRFIVDRDMPKDVKHLTLAYTLFDITARHPPVAVSTNTGG, from the coding sequence ATGGCCGAGGTCTCGATGAAGAAGCTGGTCACCCGCCTGTTGCTGGTGGTGACGGCGATGTTCGTCTTCGGGTTTGCCCTGGTGCCGATCTACGACGTGATGTGCAAGGCGCTCGGGATCAATGGCAAGACCGGCGGGCAGTACTCCGGCGAGCAGCAGGTCGATGCCTCGCGCCAGGTGCGCGTGCAGTTCCTGTCGACCAATGCGATCGACATGGTCTGGGAGTTCTATCCCAAGGCCGACGACATCGTGGTTCATCCCGGTGCGGTGAACGAGATGATCTTCATCGCCCGCAACCCCAGCGATCACCCGATGAGCGCCCAGGCGATCCCGAGCATCTCGCCGAGCAGCGCGGCGATGTATTTCCACAAGACCGAATGCTTCTGCTTCACCCAGCAAGTGCTGCAACCCGGTCAGCAGATCGAGATGCCGGTACGTTTCATCGTTGACCGCGACATGCCCAAGGATGTGAAGCACCTGACGCTGGCTTACACGCTGTTCGATATCACCGCGCGTCATCCACCGGTGGCCGTGAGCACCAACACCGGCGGTTAA
- a CDS encoding cytochrome c oxidase subunit 3, whose product MATHEHYYVPAQSKWPIIATLGMFVTVFGLATWFNDLKAARPESHGPLIFFVGGLLLAYMLFGWFGAVIKESRAGLYSAQLDRSFRWGMSWFIFSEVMFFIAFFGALFYVRHVSGPALGGEGSKGIAHMLWPNFEFVWPLLNNPDSKLFPPPKEVISPWGLPLLNTVLLVSSSVTVTIAHHALKKGHRGALKIWLALTVLLGCAFLGFQAEEYLHAYHELGLTLGSGIYGATFFMLTGFHGAHVTIGTLILFVMLMRILKGHFDAEHQFGFEAASWYWHFVDVVWIGLFVFVYVL is encoded by the coding sequence ATGGCAACTCATGAGCATTACTACGTTCCCGCCCAGAGCAAGTGGCCGATCATCGCCACGCTGGGCATGTTCGTTACCGTGTTCGGCCTGGCCACCTGGTTCAACGACCTCAAGGCCGCACGACCCGAGTCCCATGGCCCGCTGATCTTCTTCGTCGGGGGCCTGTTGCTGGCCTACATGCTGTTCGGCTGGTTCGGCGCGGTGATCAAGGAAAGCCGTGCCGGGCTGTACAGCGCCCAGCTGGATCGCTCGTTCCGCTGGGGCATGAGCTGGTTCATCTTTTCCGAAGTGATGTTCTTCATCGCCTTCTTCGGCGCGCTGTTCTATGTGCGCCATGTGTCCGGCCCGGCCCTGGGCGGCGAAGGCAGCAAGGGCATCGCGCACATGCTCTGGCCGAACTTCGAGTTCGTCTGGCCATTGCTTAACAACCCCGATTCCAAGCTGTTCCCACCCCCGAAGGAAGTCATCAGCCCCTGGGGCCTGCCGCTGCTCAATACCGTGCTGCTGGTCAGTTCCAGCGTCACCGTGACCATCGCCCACCATGCCTTGAAGAAAGGCCATCGTGGCGCGCTGAAGATCTGGCTGGCGCTGACCGTGCTGCTCGGCTGTGCCTTTCTCGGCTTCCAGGCCGAGGAATACCTGCACGCCTACCACGAGCTGGGGCTGACCCTGGGCTCGGGCATCTACGGCGCCACCTTCTTCATGCTCACCGGCTTCCACGGCGCCCACGTGACCATCGGCACATTGATCCTGTTCGTGATGCTGATGCGCATCCTGAAGGGGCATTTCGACGCCGAGCACCAGTTCGGGTTCGAAGCGGCCAGCTGGTACTGGCACTTCGTCGATGTGGTGTGGATCGGCTTGTTCGTCTTTGTCTACGTGCTCTGA
- a CDS encoding twin transmembrane helix small protein, with translation MLKAAIVLMLIATLVSLFSGLFFLVKDDSSSHRLLRSLTVRVCLAAITVGLIAWGFFSGQLVSHAPW, from the coding sequence ATGCTTAAAGCGGCCATCGTCCTGATGCTGATCGCCACGCTCGTCAGCCTGTTCAGCGGGCTGTTCTTTCTGGTCAAGGACGACAGCAGCTCCCATCGCCTGCTCAGGTCGCTGACCGTTCGTGTGTGCCTGGCCGCGATCACCGTCGGGCTGATCGCCTGGGGCTTCTTCAGCGGCCAGCTGGTGTCGCACGCCCCCTGGTAA
- a CDS encoding SURF1 family protein gives MNGFRPGVVPTLVVLALLPVLVALGFWQLGRGEQKRELLASYAERRVAAPLGVDELQAAADPAFRRVRLHGRLDAEHSLLLDNRLHDGKVGVELLQPFLDQASGQWLLLNRGWLPWPDRRTPPAFSTPEQALDLDAWVYVAPGATFQLHADPRDAQWPRLVTTVDAAGLWRELGRGGFAHELRQERGPGAYLTEWPVVAMGPEKHLGYAVQWFAMALALGALYLYFGWHNAREKKHGSGHESTQHF, from the coding sequence ATGAACGGCTTTCGCCCGGGCGTGGTGCCGACGCTGGTGGTGCTGGCCTTGCTGCCGGTGCTGGTGGCGCTGGGTTTCTGGCAGCTGGGACGAGGCGAACAGAAACGCGAACTGCTGGCCAGCTACGCCGAACGACGGGTCGCCGCGCCGCTTGGCGTGGACGAGCTGCAAGCCGCCGCCGATCCGGCGTTTCGCCGGGTGCGATTGCACGGCCGGCTGGATGCCGAACACAGTCTGCTGCTCGACAACCGCCTGCACGACGGCAAGGTCGGGGTCGAGCTGCTGCAACCCTTTCTCGACCAGGCCAGCGGCCAGTGGCTGCTGCTCAATCGCGGTTGGCTGCCCTGGCCGGACCGGCGCACGCCGCCGGCGTTCAGCACCCCGGAACAGGCGCTGGACCTCGACGCCTGGGTCTATGTCGCGCCGGGCGCGACCTTCCAGCTGCATGCCGACCCGCGCGACGCCCAGTGGCCGCGGCTGGTGACGACGGTCGACGCCGCCGGGCTGTGGCGCGAGTTGGGGCGTGGCGGGTTTGCCCACGAGTTGCGCCAGGAGCGCGGCCCGGGCGCCTACCTGACCGAATGGCCGGTGGTGGCCATGGGGCCGGAAAAACACTTGGGCTATGCCGTGCAGTGGTTCGCCATGGCGCTGGCCCTGGGCGCTTTGTACCTCTACTTCGGATGGCATAACGCAAGGGAGAAAAAACATGGGAGCGGCCATGAATCCACCCAACATTTCTGA